The following proteins are encoded in a genomic region of Reichenbachiella sp.:
- a CDS encoding potassium channel family protein: MELFDRYRDFKKLIISAFLLIGSLCTGMFGFVLIEGFSWVESFYMAVITFSTVGFNEVYPLSEKGRLFTSIYIIFNLMIFAYVVSVFSTYLFEGELNRLYRKYVFGKEVKKMKDHIIVCGFGRNGNRACEELRSQKVDFVVVDRDEQLIDLIQNQKKYKFILGDPTHEEVLEEAGIKKAKALITTLPSDAENVFLTLTVKDLNPEVKIISRASEENSIKKLKQAGAQHVIMPDAIGGLHMAQHITKPFVIEYLDQLSGHQEDGLTLEEIRYEDLKSGFQGQTIEAMDIRNRTDVTVVGLNDKYGKFVFNPSSKVLMEPDVVLVIVGTYPKVKDFKSEYLK, translated from the coding sequence ATGGAACTTTTCGATCGCTATAGGGATTTCAAAAAACTAATTATTAGTGCATTTCTGTTAATAGGCTCGCTGTGCACAGGTATGTTTGGTTTTGTCCTGATTGAAGGGTTTAGTTGGGTTGAGTCCTTTTATATGGCTGTTATTACCTTTTCTACAGTTGGCTTCAATGAAGTTTATCCGCTTTCTGAGAAAGGGAGATTGTTTACGAGCATTTACATCATTTTCAACTTGATGATTTTTGCCTATGTAGTGTCAGTTTTTTCTACTTACCTTTTTGAAGGGGAATTAAATAGACTGTACAGAAAGTATGTTTTTGGAAAAGAAGTTAAAAAAATGAAGGATCATATCATTGTTTGCGGATTTGGCAGGAATGGCAACCGAGCCTGCGAAGAACTAAGAAGTCAGAAGGTAGATTTTGTAGTAGTAGACCGAGATGAGCAGCTAATTGATTTAATCCAAAATCAGAAGAAGTATAAATTTATTCTGGGTGACCCCACGCACGAAGAAGTGTTGGAAGAAGCTGGTATTAAAAAAGCAAAAGCATTGATTACAACTCTGCCTAGCGATGCAGAAAATGTGTTTTTAACATTGACAGTGAAGGATTTGAACCCTGAAGTGAAAATCATTTCACGTGCTTCTGAAGAAAATTCAATTAAGAAATTAAAGCAAGCTGGTGCCCAACATGTAATCATGCCGGATGCTATCGGTGGTCTGCATATGGCACAGCACATCACCAAACCATTTGTTATAGAATATTTGGATCAATTATCCGGACATCAAGAAGATGGATTGACACTAGAAGAAATTCGATATGAAGATTTGAAATCAGGTTTTCAGGGTCAGACCATCGAAGCGATGGATATTAGAAATAGAACGGATGTGACTGTTGTAGGTCTCAACGACAAGTATGGGAAGTTTGTATTCAACCCCTCATCTAAAGTGCTGATGGAGCCAGATGTTGTATTGGTAATTGTGGGTACATACCCAAAAGTTAAGGACTTCAAGTCGGAGTACTTGAAATAA
- a CDS encoding inositol-3-phosphate synthase yields MSDKITIQEPKGKLGILTPGMGAVSTTFMAGVLSIRKGLSDPIGSLTQMGTIRLGKRTENRNPLIKDFIPLAPLENVVLGGWDVFEDNAYEAAMHAKVLDKDLLNELKDELEQIKPMKAVFDKNYVKRLEGTYIKTGYANKMELAEALMDDMKKFKEENGCDRLVMVWCGSTEIYIEEGEVHSTIEKLEEGMRNNHPDIAPSMIYAYAAAKMGVPYANGAPNLSCDVDAIVELAKQTGAPIAGKDFKTGQTLMKTILAPGLKARSLGIDGWFSTNILGNRDGEVLDDPDNFKTKEVSKLGVLEQVLEPELHPKLYGNLYHKVRINYYPPRGDDKEGWDNIDIKGWLGYKMQIKVDFLCKDSILAAPLVLDLALFLDLASRAGMKGGIQEWLSFYLKSPQAAKGLKPQHDIFVQLMKLKNTLRYLAGEDLITNLGLDYYD; encoded by the coding sequence ATGTCAGACAAAATTACAATTCAGGAGCCTAAAGGAAAGCTAGGCATTCTAACTCCAGGTATGGGTGCAGTATCTACTACATTCATGGCTGGTGTATTGAGTATCAGAAAAGGATTATCTGACCCAATCGGTTCATTGACTCAGATGGGGACGATCAGATTGGGTAAAAGAACAGAGAATAGAAATCCTTTAATCAAAGATTTCATTCCGTTGGCTCCATTAGAAAATGTAGTATTAGGCGGATGGGATGTTTTTGAAGACAATGCATACGAAGCAGCCATGCACGCTAAGGTGCTGGACAAAGACTTGCTCAATGAGTTGAAAGACGAGCTGGAGCAAATCAAGCCAATGAAAGCTGTGTTTGACAAGAACTACGTTAAGCGACTTGAAGGTACCTATATCAAAACCGGATATGCCAACAAAATGGAATTGGCTGAAGCTTTGATGGACGACATGAAGAAGTTCAAAGAAGAAAACGGCTGTGATAGATTGGTAATGGTATGGTGTGGTTCTACTGAAATTTACATCGAAGAGGGCGAAGTTCACTCTACTATTGAGAAGTTGGAAGAAGGGATGAGAAACAACCACCCGGACATTGCACCAAGTATGATCTATGCTTATGCTGCAGCAAAAATGGGCGTGCCTTACGCAAACGGTGCTCCGAACCTTTCTTGCGACGTGGATGCTATCGTTGAATTGGCTAAGCAAACTGGCGCTCCTATCGCTGGTAAAGATTTCAAAACTGGCCAGACTTTGATGAAAACCATCTTAGCGCCAGGTTTGAAGGCAAGATCTTTGGGTATCGATGGCTGGTTCTCTACCAACATCTTAGGAAACAGAGATGGAGAAGTACTAGACGACCCGGACAACTTCAAAACTAAAGAGGTTTCTAAACTAGGTGTATTAGAGCAAGTATTAGAGCCAGAATTACACCCAAAACTTTATGGTAATCTTTACCACAAAGTAAGAATCAACTACTACCCTCCAAGAGGTGATGACAAAGAAGGATGGGACAACATCGACATCAAAGGATGGTTGGGTTACAAAATGCAGATCAAAGTGGATTTCTTATGTAAAGATTCGATCTTGGCTGCACCATTAGTACTTGACTTGGCCTTGTTCCTTGACCTAGCGTCTAGAGCAGGCATGAAAGGCGGTATCCAGGAGTGGTTGTCATTCTACTTGAAGTCACCACAAGCGGCTAAAGGTTTGAAGCCTCAGCATGACATCTTTGTACAGTTGATGAAGTTGAAAAACACTTTGAGATACTTGGCAGGTGAGGATTTGATTACTAACCTAGGATTAGATTATTACGATTGA
- a CDS encoding DUF6452 family protein, translating into MRVIYMREIVILSLVILMLWACGKEPDCDLGTPQSSITVNFYNSEDSTALFKKFVRVTERNSDSVFYNSSDSLSSFRLNLDPTADRLTYVFVSSTSVDTLSLSYTTELEWLSEECGPSFFYDQLDVVGSSYTYDLVSTFIDNAIDENIKIYN; encoded by the coding sequence TTGCGAGTAATATATATGCGAGAGATTGTTATTCTTAGTCTGGTAATTTTGATGTTATGGGCTTGTGGTAAGGAGCCAGATTGTGATTTAGGCACACCTCAAAGTAGTATTACAGTGAATTTTTATAATAGTGAAGACTCTACAGCGCTTTTTAAGAAGTTTGTAAGAGTTACTGAAAGAAATTCGGATAGTGTGTTTTATAATTCCTCAGATTCATTGTCAAGTTTTAGACTGAATCTTGATCCTACAGCTGATCGTCTTACTTATGTATTTGTATCTAGTACTTCTGTTGATACCTTGAGTTTGAGTTATACGACTGAGCTGGAGTGGCTATCCGAGGAATGTGGGCCATCATTTTTTTATGATCAATTGGATGTGGTTGGTTCATCATATACTTACGATTTGGTTTCAACTTTTATTGATAATGCTATAGATGAAAATATTAAAATATATAACTAG
- the ftsH gene encoding ATP-dependent zinc metalloprotease FtsH: protein MADKPRKNSTNQPNKPNYQIWVILGLMAFIFGISYFSNNNSAVEISFKRFEQMVLSNDVEKVTLIGNQKIVEVTLKPEALQNSKYKIQLEQQNRFGVQNTGPQYFFKIESIDIFASKKKELDAQLKSGNDYEYLVDDRSDYTHIFLNSGFFIIIILGFWLLMRRMTGGGGPGGQIFNIGKSRAALFDAENKVKITFDNVAGLDEAKEEVKEIVDFLKNPSKFTKLGGKIPKGALLVGPPGTGKTLLAKAVAGEAAVPFFTLSGSDFVEMFVGVGAARVRDLFKQAKEKAPCIVFIDEIDAIGRSRGKGQMPGSNDERENTLNSLLVEMDGFSTDSGVIILAATNRPDVLDSALLRPGRFDRQISIDKPDIVGRDAIFKVHLGPIKSDKDVDSRKLAAQTPGFAGAEIANVCNEAALIAARKDKKAVDLKDFQDAIDRVIGGLEKKSKIISPEEKKIVAYHEAGHAVAGWFLEHADPLVKVSIVPRGYAALGYAQYLPREQHLHQTEQLMDEMCMALGGRAAEEIVFGKISTGALSDLERITKMAYSIVTVYGMNEAIGNISFYDSKQSEYNFNKPYSDATAELIDKEVKKIVDEAYARTKKLLSDKREQLEKIASELLEKEIIFQADLEELIGKRPFEKDTNYAAFTNGALGPKGEEEAKNEKAIEELKSEIKSEVESEEEDPSSAPENLEETTEDSK from the coding sequence ATGGCGGATAAACCGAGAAAGAATAGTACCAATCAGCCCAACAAACCCAACTATCAAATTTGGGTCATTTTAGGTCTTATGGCCTTCATATTTGGCATCTCGTACTTTTCAAATAATAATTCTGCAGTTGAAATTTCCTTCAAGAGGTTTGAGCAAATGGTGCTTAGCAATGATGTGGAAAAAGTAACATTGATAGGAAATCAAAAAATTGTAGAAGTTACGCTGAAGCCTGAGGCTTTGCAGAATAGCAAATACAAAATTCAGTTAGAACAACAAAACAGATTTGGTGTTCAAAACACCGGGCCTCAATACTTTTTCAAAATAGAAAGCATTGACATTTTCGCGAGTAAGAAAAAAGAGTTGGATGCACAGTTGAAGTCAGGCAACGACTATGAGTATTTAGTTGATGATCGTTCGGATTACACTCATATATTTTTAAACTCAGGATTCTTTATTATCATCATTTTAGGCTTTTGGCTGCTGATGAGAAGAATGACCGGAGGCGGAGGTCCTGGTGGGCAGATATTTAATATTGGTAAATCTAGAGCGGCGTTGTTTGATGCGGAAAACAAAGTCAAAATCACATTTGATAATGTGGCTGGTCTGGACGAAGCTAAAGAGGAGGTAAAAGAAATTGTTGATTTCTTGAAGAATCCTTCAAAATTCACCAAGCTAGGTGGTAAGATTCCTAAAGGAGCATTATTGGTAGGCCCTCCAGGTACAGGTAAAACCTTATTAGCGAAAGCTGTAGCCGGTGAGGCTGCGGTGCCATTTTTTACTTTATCAGGTTCTGATTTTGTGGAGATGTTTGTAGGTGTAGGAGCTGCGAGAGTAAGAGACTTATTTAAACAAGCAAAAGAAAAGGCTCCTTGTATTGTGTTTATTGATGAGATAGATGCTATCGGGCGATCTAGAGGTAAAGGCCAGATGCCGGGTTCTAATGACGAAAGAGAAAATACTTTGAACTCTCTGCTTGTAGAGATGGATGGATTCTCTACTGATTCAGGTGTAATCATATTAGCTGCTACCAACCGTCCTGATGTGCTAGATTCGGCGCTTTTGAGACCTGGACGATTTGATAGACAAATTAGCATCGACAAGCCAGATATAGTAGGACGAGATGCTATTTTCAAAGTGCATTTGGGACCTATCAAATCGGATAAAGATGTGGATTCAAGGAAATTGGCAGCTCAGACACCAGGCTTTGCCGGCGCAGAAATTGCCAATGTTTGTAATGAGGCTGCACTGATTGCTGCAAGAAAAGATAAAAAAGCAGTGGATCTTAAAGATTTCCAAGACGCTATAGACAGAGTGATTGGGGGACTGGAGAAAAAGAGTAAAATCATATCTCCTGAAGAAAAGAAAATTGTTGCCTACCATGAGGCTGGTCATGCAGTCGCTGGTTGGTTTTTAGAACATGCAGATCCATTGGTGAAAGTGAGTATTGTACCAAGAGGCTATGCCGCGCTTGGATATGCTCAATACCTGCCAAGAGAACAGCACCTACACCAGACTGAACAATTGATGGACGAAATGTGCATGGCGCTAGGTGGTAGAGCTGCAGAGGAGATTGTTTTTGGTAAAATATCTACTGGCGCTTTGAGTGATTTGGAAAGGATTACCAAAATGGCTTACAGCATTGTGACTGTCTATGGTATGAACGAAGCTATTGGGAATATTTCATTCTATGATAGCAAACAATCTGAGTACAACTTCAATAAGCCTTATTCTGATGCAACCGCAGAGTTGATAGATAAGGAAGTGAAGAAAATCGTAGATGAGGCGTATGCTAGAACCAAGAAGCTATTGAGCGATAAGCGTGAGCAGCTTGAGAAAATTGCTTCTGAACTTCTAGAGAAAGAAATAATATTTCAGGCAGATTTGGAAGAGTTAATTGGGAAACGACCTTTTGAAAAAGACACCAATTATGCCGCCTTTACTAATGGTGCTTTAGGTCCAAAAGGTGAAGAAGAGGCGAAGAATGAAAAGGCGATCGAAGAACTCAAATCTGAGATAAAATCAGAAGTGGAGAGCGAAGAGGAAGATCCTTCATCCGCTCCTGAGAATCTCGAAGAAACAACGGAAGATTCTAAATAA
- a CDS encoding UDP-2,3-diacylglucosamine diphosphatase: MNISLSELGKNKKVYFASDFHLGIPNHRESLKREKLIVRWLDEISKDAQAIFLVGDVFDFWFEYKQVIPKGFVRLLGKLAEIADQGIEIIVFSGNHDLWLKNYLVDEIGVQIYHESQSYQIGSHSFYIAHGDGLGPGDRKFKFFKKIFKNPVCQWLFRWLHPDIGVAMAKRWSNGSRLAQLDEPLTFHGESEWLVVHSKQVESSSHHDYYVYGHRHIAGVHDMEGHAVYVNLGEWVTGSTYGVYDGSEFLLKTFMND; encoded by the coding sequence ATGAACATATCTCTATCTGAATTAGGAAAAAACAAGAAGGTCTATTTTGCTAGTGACTTTCATCTTGGTATTCCCAATCATCGGGAGTCTCTGAAAAGAGAAAAACTAATTGTGCGATGGTTGGATGAAATCTCCAAAGATGCTCAAGCCATCTTTCTCGTAGGAGATGTCTTTGACTTTTGGTTTGAATATAAACAAGTCATTCCAAAGGGATTTGTAAGACTTCTGGGTAAGCTTGCCGAAATCGCAGATCAGGGTATAGAAATAATAGTTTTTTCAGGTAATCATGATTTATGGTTGAAAAATTACCTTGTTGATGAAATTGGTGTCCAGATCTATCATGAATCTCAATCCTATCAAATTGGTTCACATTCCTTCTACATCGCACATGGTGATGGCCTAGGCCCAGGCGACAGAAAGTTCAAGTTTTTCAAGAAAATTTTCAAGAACCCAGTATGCCAATGGTTGTTTCGATGGCTGCACCCGGATATCGGCGTGGCTATGGCTAAGCGCTGGTCAAATGGCAGTCGCTTGGCTCAACTAGATGAACCATTAACCTTTCATGGAGAAAGCGAATGGTTAGTGGTTCATAGTAAACAAGTCGAATCATCCTCTCACCACGATTACTATGTATATGGTCATAGACATATAGCCGGTGTTCATGATATGGAAGGTCATGCGGTTTATGTCAATTTGGGAGAATGGGTAACAGGAAGCACTTATGGCGTTTATGATGGAAGCGAATTCCTATTAAAGACATTCATGAATGACTAG
- the ahcY gene encoding adenosylhomocysteinase: MIDTASKFKVKDISLADWGRKEIKLAEAEMPGLMSLREEYGKSKPLAGARIAGCLHMTIQTAVLIETLVELGAEVTWSSCNIFSTQDHAAAAIAAAGIPVYAWKGLTDEEFDWCIEQTLTAFEGDKPLNMILDDGGDLTNMVFDKFPELVKDIKGLSEETTTGVHRLQEREANGTLVMPAINVNDSVTKSKFDNKYGCKESLVDAIRRATDVMMAGKVAVVAGYGDVGKGSAASLRGAGARVIVTEIDPICALQAAMDGFAVKKMDDVVGEGDIIVTTTGNKDIIVGRHFEKMKDKAIVCNIGHFDNEIDVAWLNANAKKNEIKPQVDLYDLNGKEIILLAEGRLVNLGCATGHPSFVMSNSFTNQTLAQIELWTNTDAYENKVYMLPKHLDEKVARLHLAKIGVDLDVLSQEQAEYIGVTPEGPYKPEYYRY; this comes from the coding sequence ATGATAGATACAGCATCAAAATTCAAGGTAAAGGACATTAGCCTGGCTGATTGGGGCCGAAAAGAAATCAAACTGGCGGAGGCGGAAATGCCCGGCTTGATGTCACTACGAGAAGAGTACGGAAAAAGCAAGCCGCTGGCAGGCGCAAGAATCGCAGGATGTCTTCACATGACTATCCAGACTGCAGTTTTGATCGAAACTTTGGTTGAACTTGGCGCAGAAGTAACCTGGTCTTCATGTAATATTTTCTCTACACAAGATCATGCAGCAGCGGCTATCGCAGCAGCTGGTATTCCAGTTTATGCTTGGAAAGGTTTGACCGACGAAGAATTCGATTGGTGTATCGAGCAAACATTGACAGCTTTCGAAGGAGATAAGCCTTTGAACATGATTTTGGATGATGGAGGTGACTTGACCAACATGGTTTTCGACAAATTCCCAGAATTGGTAAAAGACATCAAAGGATTGTCTGAAGAGACGACTACTGGTGTACACAGATTGCAAGAAAGAGAAGCTAATGGCACCCTAGTTATGCCAGCTATTAATGTAAATGACTCTGTAACTAAGTCAAAGTTTGACAACAAATACGGATGTAAAGAATCATTAGTAGATGCAATCAGACGAGCAACTGACGTGATGATGGCTGGCAAAGTAGCCGTAGTTGCTGGATATGGCGACGTTGGAAAAGGATCTGCAGCTTCACTAAGAGGTGCAGGTGCGAGAGTAATTGTAACTGAAATTGATCCAATATGTGCGCTACAAGCTGCCATGGACGGTTTTGCTGTAAAGAAAATGGATGATGTAGTAGGTGAAGGAGACATTATCGTAACCACAACTGGAAACAAAGACATTATCGTTGGTCGTCATTTCGAAAAAATGAAAGACAAGGCTATCGTTTGTAACATTGGCCATTTCGATAATGAAATAGATGTAGCTTGGTTGAATGCTAACGCCAAGAAAAATGAAATCAAACCTCAGGTAGACCTTTATGATCTGAATGGGAAAGAGATCATTCTATTAGCTGAAGGTAGATTAGTAAACTTGGGATGTGCTACTGGCCACCCATCTTTCGTAATGTCGAATTCATTTACGAACCAAACATTGGCACAAATCGAATTATGGACAAATACTGACGCCTACGAAAATAAAGTTTATATGCTTCCTAAGCACTTAGACGAGAAAGTAGCTAGACTACATTTGGCGAAAATAGGTGTGGATCTAGATGTATTGAGCCAAGAACAAGCAGAATATATCGGAGTAACACCAGAAGGGCCATATAAGCCTGAATACTACAGATACTAA
- a CDS encoding biotin--[acetyl-CoA-carboxylase] ligase: MHKFFAKTQFLGKKVLFLSQCHSTNDKAAELLKEKPQIEGTTIITQNQTQGRGQRGNTWESEPGKNATFTVILKPTTILTQSQFQLHLITTLAIHQTLFPILGKELKIKWPNDIYYRDRKLGGILIENTLKGSQIESSIVGIGININQSLFRDLRATSLLDITENEYEINDIIEQILIELEKKYLELKSGKLKILQAQYLRRLYLFNEEKRFEAAGRIFNGKIIGVNTHGLLQIQENEMVHEFAFKEVVYK, translated from the coding sequence TTGCATAAATTCTTTGCCAAAACTCAATTCCTTGGAAAAAAGGTTCTTTTTCTGTCACAATGTCACTCGACTAATGACAAGGCCGCCGAGCTATTGAAAGAGAAACCACAAATAGAGGGCACAACCATCATCACCCAAAATCAAACTCAGGGTCGTGGTCAAAGAGGCAACACTTGGGAAAGTGAACCCGGCAAGAATGCAACCTTTACTGTGATCCTAAAACCGACCACTATCCTAACACAAAGCCAATTTCAACTTCATTTGATTACAACATTAGCCATACACCAAACTCTTTTCCCAATTCTCGGCAAGGAACTAAAAATCAAATGGCCCAATGACATATACTATAGAGACAGGAAACTCGGAGGTATTCTTATAGAGAACACCTTAAAAGGTTCTCAGATTGAATCTTCAATTGTGGGTATTGGCATAAATATCAACCAGTCACTTTTCCGTGATTTACGAGCCACCTCTTTATTAGATATTACCGAAAATGAATATGAAATAAATGACATTATTGAACAGATTCTAATTGAATTGGAAAAAAAATACCTCGAACTCAAAAGCGGAAAACTCAAGATACTGCAAGCCCAATACCTAAGGCGATTATATCTTTTCAATGAAGAGAAAAGGTTCGAGGCAGCCGGAAGAATATTCAACGGCAAAATAATCGGCGTCAACACTCATGGATTATTGCAAATTCAAGAAAATGAGATGGTACATGAGTTTGCTTTTAAAGAAGTCGTTTACAAGTGA
- a CDS encoding DUF6048 family protein encodes MKILKYITSLIILLSGEYLIAQEAKKDFVPSEVIFATDVVGLGKTLFTDEIKLEFHSKVDFGQYYLAGEFGVDKINPTGEGFDYSSEGTFFRVGPHINMMPYNKHRSSIFFGLMYARSNFKDKISYDQVDQGWGASTLNYANDNLTARWFEANLGINVKIAGPIYLGYTLRFKFSKSLSGNEELFPFEIPGYGKADKGGQFGFNYYVIYKLRFRDKPIPKRPIKIPEKKVEEPKPGR; translated from the coding sequence ATGAAAATATTAAAATATATAACTAGCCTTATCATTCTACTTAGCGGTGAATATTTAATAGCTCAGGAGGCCAAAAAGGACTTTGTTCCTTCTGAAGTAATTTTTGCCACTGATGTGGTTGGATTGGGTAAAACTCTTTTTACAGACGAGATAAAACTTGAGTTTCATTCGAAAGTGGATTTCGGTCAATATTATCTAGCAGGTGAATTTGGAGTTGACAAAATCAATCCAACGGGAGAAGGATTCGATTATAGCTCAGAAGGCACTTTTTTTCGGGTGGGTCCTCACATCAATATGATGCCTTACAATAAGCACAGAAGTAGTATTTTCTTCGGGCTGATGTATGCTAGAAGTAATTTTAAAGATAAGATAAGTTACGATCAGGTGGATCAGGGATGGGGAGCAAGTACCTTGAATTATGCTAATGATAATCTAACTGCTCGCTGGTTTGAGGCCAATCTGGGTATTAATGTCAAAATCGCTGGTCCAATTTACTTGGGATATACCTTGAGGTTTAAGTTTTCAAAATCTCTTTCTGGAAACGAAGAACTTTTTCCTTTCGAAATACCTGGCTATGGTAAGGCGGATAAAGGGGGACAATTCGGTTTCAATTATTATGTAATCTATAAGCTGAGATTTAGGGATAAGCCGATACCAAAACGGCCTATTAAGATTCCCGAGAAAAAAGTAGAAGAGCCAAAACCTGGGCGTTAA
- the rsfS gene encoding ribosome silencing factor — MTEIKEAQNSKILSNAVIQGMKELKASDIVLIDLRDIGNAVADFFVICSGNSDTQIDAISDSVEKEVYKTISDNPWRKEGKENREWILMDYANVVVHIFRKDRREFYSLEKLWGDAIITSIED; from the coding sequence ATGACAGAAATAAAGGAAGCTCAAAATTCTAAAATCTTGAGTAATGCAGTGATACAAGGAATGAAGGAATTGAAAGCTTCTGATATTGTGTTGATAGATTTGAGAGATATTGGTAACGCTGTCGCTGATTTTTTTGTAATTTGCTCGGGTAATTCGGATACACAAATCGATGCCATTTCTGACTCTGTAGAAAAAGAAGTCTACAAAACCATTTCGGATAATCCTTGGAGAAAGGAAGGGAAGGAAAATAGAGAATGGATTTTGATGGATTATGCCAATGTAGTGGTGCATATCTTTAGAAAAGACCGAAGAGAATTTTACTCCCTGGAGAAACTTTGGGGGGATGCAATCATCACTTCTATCGAAGATTAA